One part of the Bacillus sp. FJAT-45350 genome encodes these proteins:
- a CDS encoding tyrosine-type recombinase/integrase — translation MELKLKINTINENYSINKIKKIDIQSFNENEYLQMFQQLVDLNIFACEFDDIHWKVFDKVQDMYVEFTFNIEVFTQLNKALKYFTILRLISEKKPLTVYNELQNLKRSILASNGLTNTSHLEVFLKNESLKSKPHGGRLASHLLYFLSFITIENELEIKEICDKHPLVKNESRNLPNFQDVIKFDDIVNDFFRNNDTQTIFEYLPIMMWWLLTNVLPLRPTEFLMLEKNCLRSTMRHNRQVYSIKVSRIKENPKDEDIEIDEHTYKILSKSISDIDYRVTNDSPYLFTTDLYYFSKERKLKRTKSNTRMNRRDFYDILNRFYKNVVKGIYQEFELEKIKFGDTRHFAIINMCLQGFNMLSIAKMAGHKDIYTQDNYFSHASQFAQSYVYSLAQKKLEHSITTNTNNGIIGWKRFVYDKGKVLSTSNLDQNKIVGRIQYGSCTESKDIFPSNCIEDCRFCNKFLFNPTISEYEEGIKWLGDCSQTIKVKISESIQLMREIASKGNGNTYNNFSSENLLKTTSRKLTSLMDMKATLDAKIMEATNEQKGKD, via the coding sequence ATGGAGTTAAAATTAAAAATCAACACCATTAATGAAAATTATTCAATAAATAAAATAAAAAAAATAGATATTCAATCTTTCAATGAAAACGAATACCTACAAATGTTTCAACAATTAGTTGATCTTAATATATTTGCATGTGAATTTGATGATATTCATTGGAAGGTCTTTGATAAGGTACAAGATATGTATGTAGAATTCACATTTAATATTGAAGTATTTACTCAGCTGAATAAAGCATTAAAATATTTCACAATTCTTCGGCTAATATCAGAAAAGAAACCATTAACTGTATATAATGAATTACAAAATTTGAAACGATCGATCCTTGCTAGTAATGGTTTAACCAACACGAGCCACCTAGAAGTTTTTTTGAAAAATGAAAGTTTAAAAAGCAAACCACATGGAGGCCGGTTAGCAAGTCATTTGTTATACTTTCTCTCTTTCATCACGATAGAAAATGAATTAGAAATTAAAGAAATTTGCGATAAGCATCCGTTAGTAAAGAATGAAAGTCGCAATTTACCAAATTTTCAGGATGTAATTAAGTTTGACGACATAGTAAATGATTTTTTTAGAAACAATGACACACAAACTATTTTTGAATATCTTCCTATTATGATGTGGTGGCTGCTAACTAATGTTCTTCCACTTCGACCAACCGAGTTTTTAATGCTTGAAAAGAACTGTTTGCGATCCACAATGCGCCATAATAGACAAGTATATTCAATTAAAGTTTCTAGAATTAAAGAAAATCCAAAAGATGAAGATATCGAAATTGATGAACATACGTATAAAATACTAAGCAAATCGATTTCAGATATTGATTATAGAGTAACTAACGATTCTCCTTACCTCTTTACTACAGACCTGTATTATTTTAGTAAAGAACGTAAATTAAAAAGAACAAAGTCAAACACAAGAATGAACCGAAGAGATTTTTATGACATTTTAAATAGATTTTATAAAAATGTAGTAAAAGGCATTTATCAAGAATTTGAACTCGAAAAAATTAAATTTGGTGATACTAGACATTTTGCTATTATCAATATGTGCCTACAAGGTTTCAATATGCTGTCAATTGCAAAAATGGCTGGACATAAAGATATTTATACTCAGGACAATTATTTCTCACATGCAAGCCAATTTGCTCAATCTTATGTTTATTCTTTAGCTCAAAAGAAATTGGAACATTCCATTACCACCAACACCAACAACGGCATAATCGGCTGGAAAAGGTTTGTTTATGATAAAGGTAAGGTACTTTCAACTTCCAACCTTGATCAGAACAAAATTGTAGGGAGAATACAATATGGATCTTGCACAGAAAGCAAAGATATTTTCCCGAGCAATTGTATTGAGGATTGTCGTTTTTGTAATAAATTTCTTTTCAATCCTACAATCTCAGAGTATGAAGAAGGAATTAAATGGCTGGGTGATTGCTCTCAAACAATAAAAGTAAAAATTTCCGAATCTATTCAGTTGATGCGCGAAATTGCATCTAAAGGAAACGGTAATACGTATAATAACTTCTCATCTGAAAATTTATTAAAAACTACATCAAGAAAACTCACCTCATTGATGGATATGAAGGCTACTCTCGATGCTAAAATTATGGAGGCTACAAATGAGCAAAAAGGAAAGGACTAA
- a CDS encoding helix-turn-helix domain-containing protein, which yields MSSFLVLVGNKVRLLRKEKGMTQEELAEQCGIQNTYIGGIERGERNISLNTIETLAEGLGVFPYELLKFDDLKQDVLNDKRTLIESHRNLLFNRSEDEIRMLQKMTKELLYLIDKQRN from the coding sequence ATGTCTAGCTTTTTGGTTTTAGTTGGTAATAAGGTTCGCTTATTAAGAAAAGAAAAGGGGATGACACAAGAAGAGTTAGCGGAGCAATGTGGAATACAAAACACTTATATTGGTGGTATAGAACGTGGTGAGAGAAATATTTCATTAAATACTATTGAAACATTGGCAGAAGGTCTAGGAGTATTTCCGTATGAGTTACTAAAGTTTGATGATTTAAAACAAGACGTTTTAAATGATAAAAGAACATTGATCGAAAGTCACAGAAACCTGCTTTTTAATAGAAGTGAAGATGAGATTAGAATGTTGCAAAAGATGACAAAAGAACTTTTATATTTAATAGATAAACAAAGAAATTGA
- a CDS encoding group I intron-associated PD-(D/E)XK endonuclease: MENDTKNIKQKPDWKLVEIKGITYFSERGYSILFKIADNEGYDFVIERNGEFKRINVKVAFNDKVKVNSWSISAPGNKTWRYKQYSVDIYLVWLPDKEKFIELDGTFLDGINSKSRTITRYIKETESS; the protein is encoded by the coding sequence ATGGAGAATGATACAAAGAATATAAAACAGAAACCCGATTGGAAATTGGTCGAGATAAAAGGCATAACATATTTCAGCGAAAGAGGTTATTCAATTCTATTTAAGATAGCCGACAACGAGGGTTACGATTTCGTAATCGAAAGAAATGGAGAATTTAAAAGAATCAATGTAAAAGTAGCTTTTAATGATAAAGTTAAGGTAAATAGTTGGTCAATATCTGCACCAGGTAATAAGACATGGCGATATAAACAGTATTCAGTAGATATTTATTTGGTTTGGCTGCCAGATAAAGAGAAATTTATTGAATTAGATGGAACATTTCTTGATGGAATTAATTCAAAATCAAGAACGATAACTAGGTACATAAAAGAGACCGAATCTTCCTAA
- a CDS encoding ABC transporter permease: MIRYSWYSIRNNFRSSLLFFCSLVAILIAGPICISVLFDIHTTVEDSIEQHSRGSYDILIRPEGTQTPVERALGKVEENYLTNGDGGITIDEWKKIKELEGVEIAAPVASVGYFTGENKTFQLDYPGFSSYIDLKYKTFDGVNYYPLSNKGGYYYFLEQHDYSQGYDYVEESGLSFNGQDMKAEFNMPLTYHLTVGVDREEEEKLTGIDLSALEKPIPIDLLSNYMDLEVGKHIPIIYLSDSFIPIIAEVTVSQLDWGNNQTLELKDQFNIQKDDPFFFHEDYPHTFLKELTSIEQLNMQDFEIDLSAHIRPFFYEPLLYKYDGTFSEPDGFSFGVGESSRYYHAKPINYDIRDGKTLEVKQFGKDSGVPTYRKIEERGYSARESVMTGDKIPFLLYPVGSFSTSSHQDSLAASPLGIYQQAPSTLNDGTMLLETVTPGSFVSSPAHGIMNLYDTTYIKGEAPIDAIRLRVGGIQSYNDDAIKKLNEIIIDVSQIGNFQIDIVAGASPSKMTMDVEGIGEVKQSWTSLGAAASISTGWNQTNLIIAGLFLTISILYFINNNLFKKQVRLSERDLLLDLGWQKRHIQKFYLLENTFLMIFAGLFSGTVVIGLYLYEVVNIYSFTSFLIILLLIFLISWTSTKRDRHNNFSTTNIIKFKSIWIKNLMYYRSFILLSFIQISLITLLFNFVPVSLFATNQLTGQTNLGEHVNSILVFSLIVILVASVYLTVSTIIESISSFLFIRKEEILTMRDIGWRFREVSSTFVKESIAWIVPSIMLGMLINILFISVMYTFSLEFLFITFVATSFLIFVALGIAITIVRNTLRKLV; the protein is encoded by the coding sequence ATGATACGTTATAGTTGGTACTCAATAAGAAATAATTTCAGATCTTCATTGTTATTTTTCTGTTCACTAGTAGCTATTTTAATAGCGGGTCCTATTTGTATCTCGGTATTGTTTGATATTCATACAACAGTGGAAGATAGCATTGAACAACATTCTAGAGGTAGCTATGATATTTTAATACGTCCTGAAGGTACTCAAACGCCTGTAGAACGGGCATTAGGGAAAGTAGAAGAAAACTATTTAACGAATGGTGATGGCGGGATTACCATTGATGAATGGAAAAAGATAAAAGAATTAGAAGGTGTAGAAATTGCAGCCCCGGTTGCTTCAGTTGGGTATTTTACGGGAGAAAATAAAACATTTCAACTAGATTATCCGGGTTTTAGTAGCTATATAGACCTGAAGTATAAAACATTTGATGGTGTTAATTATTATCCCCTAAGTAACAAGGGTGGGTACTATTATTTTCTAGAACAACATGACTATTCTCAAGGGTATGACTATGTTGAAGAATCTGGTCTCAGCTTCAATGGTCAAGATATGAAAGCAGAGTTTAATATGCCTCTTACCTATCATTTAACTGTTGGAGTCGACAGGGAAGAAGAAGAGAAATTGACTGGAATTGATCTATCTGCACTTGAAAAGCCCATTCCTATAGACTTACTTAGTAACTATATGGATTTAGAGGTAGGTAAACATATTCCTATTATTTACTTATCAGACTCTTTTATCCCAATAATAGCTGAAGTAACAGTATCACAACTAGATTGGGGGAATAACCAAACATTAGAGTTAAAAGACCAGTTTAATATCCAAAAAGACGATCCCTTTTTTTTTCATGAGGATTATCCACACACTTTTCTCAAAGAATTAACAAGTATTGAACAATTAAACATGCAAGACTTTGAGATTGATCTTTCTGCTCATATTAGACCATTCTTTTATGAACCTCTCTTATATAAATATGATGGAACCTTTAGTGAACCTGATGGTTTTAGTTTTGGTGTTGGTGAATCTTCTCGTTATTATCATGCAAAACCGATAAACTATGATATTCGAGATGGTAAAACACTAGAAGTTAAGCAGTTTGGAAAAGATAGTGGAGTTCCTACATATAGGAAAATAGAAGAGAGAGGTTATTCTGCTCGAGAATCTGTTATGACTGGTGATAAAATTCCTTTCTTATTGTATCCAGTTGGATCTTTTTCAACGAGTTCACATCAAGATTCACTCGCTGCTAGTCCATTAGGAATTTATCAGCAGGCACCATCAACTTTGAACGATGGAACCATGCTTCTTGAAACTGTCACACCTGGTAGCTTTGTGAGTTCCCCGGCACATGGAATTATGAACTTATATGATACGACTTATATAAAAGGGGAGGCACCCATTGATGCGATTCGTTTAAGGGTTGGTGGTATTCAATCCTATAATGACGATGCGATTAAAAAACTTAATGAGATTATCATTGATGTTTCCCAAATAGGTAATTTCCAAATTGATATAGTTGCAGGCGCTTCTCCATCTAAAATGACCATGGATGTAGAAGGAATCGGTGAAGTAAAGCAGTCATGGACAAGCCTTGGAGCAGCTGCATCTATTTCAACCGGTTGGAATCAAACAAATCTGATCATAGCCGGTTTATTTTTAACCATCAGCATTCTATATTTCATTAACAACAACCTTTTTAAAAAGCAAGTTCGACTTAGCGAAAGAGATTTACTTCTCGATTTGGGTTGGCAGAAGAGACATATTCAAAAATTTTATTTGCTCGAAAACACTTTTCTCATGATATTTGCTGGGTTATTTTCAGGTACTGTGGTAATAGGTCTTTATTTATATGAAGTAGTAAACATTTATTCGTTTACATCTTTTCTAATTATTTTACTACTTATATTTTTAATAAGCTGGACAAGTACAAAAAGGGACAGACATAATAATTTTTCTACAACTAATATAATTAAGTTTAAGTCTATTTGGATAAAGAACCTTATGTATTACCGAAGTTTTATATTACTCAGTTTTATCCAAATTTCTTTAATCACTCTATTGTTTAATTTTGTACCTGTTTCTTTGTTTGCAACAAATCAGCTTACAGGTCAAACTAATCTAGGCGAACATGTTAATAGTATTTTAGTGTTCTCATTAATTGTTATACTCGTTGCTAGCGTTTATCTTACCGTATCGACCATTATAGAGAGCATATCTTCTTTTTTGTTTATTAGAAAAGAAGAAATTTTGACAATGAGAGACATAGGATGGCGATTCAGAGAAGTATCTTCTACTTTTGTAAAAGAGTCAATAGCATGGATCGTACCTTCGATTATGCTAGGTATGCTGATTAATATCCTATTTATAAGTGTCATGTATACCTTTTCTTTAGAATTCCTGTTCATTACATTTGTTGCAACTTCATTTCTCATTTTTGTTGCGTTAGGAATTGCAATTACAATCGTAAGAAATACATTGAGAAAATTGGTGTAA
- a CDS encoding ABC transporter ATP-binding protein: MIQFKNVNLTYQNMNIPTLDNINLQIRLGEWVSLVGPSGSGKTSLLKLISGSIEPTNGSILLNQMNFSDLSMDRKHDFIRENVATIYQQFRLLPQFSVIENIMLPLVPYEKRKKIEEKALELIKEVGLSHRIEHFPNQLSGGEQQRVAIARALITEPKILLCDEPTGNLDTNNRDIILELLRQISKKGHTIVLATHDEIVAKEGDSVISIIEGVLHHDTL, from the coding sequence ATGATCCAATTTAAAAATGTAAACTTAACTTATCAGAATATGAATATCCCTACCTTAGACAACATAAACTTACAAATTAGATTAGGAGAGTGGGTATCATTAGTTGGTCCATCTGGGTCGGGGAAGACGTCTCTTTTAAAATTGATTTCTGGATCCATTGAACCAACGAATGGATCAATATTGCTTAACCAAATGAATTTCTCAGATTTATCCATGGACAGAAAGCATGATTTTATTCGAGAAAATGTAGCGACGATCTATCAACAATTCAGGTTGCTTCCTCAGTTTTCCGTTATAGAAAATATCATGCTACCACTGGTACCATACGAAAAGCGAAAAAAAATTGAGGAGAAGGCTTTAGAATTAATTAAAGAAGTTGGCTTAAGTCATCGAATTGAACATTTCCCCAACCAACTTTCAGGGGGAGAACAACAACGTGTTGCAATTGCTCGTGCGTTAATAACTGAACCCAAGATACTATTATGTGATGAACCAACAGGGAACTTGGACACTAATAATCGTGACATAATACTAGAACTATTAAGGCAAATTAGTAAAAAGGGACACACAATCGTTTTAGCTACTCATGATGAAATTGTTGCAAAAGAGGGAGATAGTGTCATTTCGATTATTGAAGGGGTATTACACCATGATACGTTATAG
- a CDS encoding ABC-F family ATP-binding cassette domain-containing protein has translation MSVLTVQNLSHGFGDRAIFQNVSFRLLKGEHIGLIGANGEGKSTFMNIITGKLMPDEGKVFWSKNVRVGYLDQHTVLERGMTMRDVLKTAFKYLFDMEAEMNEICDKMGDATPEELEKLLEGLGVIQDSLTNNDFYIIDAKIEEIARGLGLDEIGLEKDVQDLSGGQRTKVLLAKLLLEKPDILLLDEPTNYLDEQHIEWLKRYLQEYDNAFILISHDIPFLNSVINLIYHMENQELNRYVGDYDNFKKIHEAKKQQVESAFKKQQQEISELKDFVARNKARVSTRNMAMSRQKKLDKMDVIELTKEKPKPEFNFKEARTPSKLIFETKDLVIGYDEPLSRPLNLRMERGQKIALVGANGIGKTTLLRSILGEINPISGTVERGENQFTGYFEQEAKGNNNNTCIDEIWSEFPALGQGEVRSALAKCGLTTKHIESKIMVLSGGEKAKVRLCKLINRETNILVLDEPTNHLDVDAKDELKRALNAYKGSILLISHEPEFYQDVVTETWNCESWTTKLV, from the coding sequence ATGAGTGTGTTAACTGTACAAAATTTAAGTCATGGCTTTGGTGACCGTGCGATTTTCCAAAATGTTTCTTTCCGTTTATTAAAAGGCGAACATATTGGTTTAATTGGGGCAAATGGTGAAGGGAAATCTACCTTCATGAACATTATCACTGGGAAGCTAATGCCTGATGAAGGAAAAGTATTTTGGTCTAAAAATGTGAGAGTAGGTTATCTTGACCAGCATACAGTACTTGAGCGCGGAATGACGATGCGTGATGTGTTGAAAACAGCATTTAAATATTTATTTGATATGGAAGCTGAGATGAATGAAATCTGTGACAAAATGGGAGATGCAACCCCTGAAGAATTAGAAAAGCTTCTTGAAGGTTTAGGTGTGATTCAAGACTCTCTTACGAATAATGATTTTTATATTATTGATGCAAAGATTGAAGAGATTGCGCGCGGCCTAGGACTTGATGAAATCGGTTTAGAAAAAGATGTTCAAGATTTAAGTGGTGGTCAACGTACGAAAGTATTACTTGCGAAGCTTCTTCTAGAAAAACCAGATATTTTATTACTTGATGAGCCGACGAACTATCTTGATGAACAGCATATTGAGTGGTTGAAGCGGTATCTTCAAGAGTATGATAATGCCTTTATCTTAATCTCTCATGATATTCCATTCTTAAATAGTGTAATCAACCTTATTTATCATATGGAAAATCAAGAGTTAAATCGCTATGTAGGTGATTACGATAACTTCAAAAAGATCCACGAGGCAAAGAAACAACAAGTAGAATCTGCATTCAAAAAGCAACAACAAGAAATTTCTGAGTTGAAAGACTTTGTTGCTCGTAATAAAGCTCGTGTATCTACACGTAATATGGCCATGTCTAGACAGAAGAAGCTAGATAAAATGGATGTAATCGAACTTACAAAAGAAAAGCCAAAACCAGAATTCAACTTTAAAGAAGCAAGAACACCAAGTAAATTAATTTTTGAAACAAAGGATTTAGTTATCGGTTATGATGAGCCATTATCAAGACCCCTAAACCTTCGGATGGAACGTGGACAAAAGATTGCTTTAGTTGGGGCGAATGGTATCGGTAAAACAACGTTACTTCGTAGCATTTTAGGTGAAATCAACCCTATTTCAGGAACGGTAGAACGCGGAGAAAACCAATTTACTGGCTATTTCGAGCAAGAAGCAAAAGGAAATAATAACAATACGTGTATTGATGAGATTTGGAGTGAGTTCCCTGCATTAGGACAAGGTGAGGTTCGTTCTGCTCTTGCCAAATGCGGCTTAACAACGAAACATATTGAAAGTAAAATTATGGTATTAAGTGGTGGAGAAAAAGCAAAGGTTCGCCTCTGTAAATTAATCAACAGAGAAACAAACATTCTCGTACTCGATGAGCCAACAAACCACTTAGATGTTGACGCGAAAGACGAACTAAAACGAGCGTTAAATGCGTACAAAGGATCTATCCTACTCATATCCCATGAACCTGAGTTCTACCAAGACGTAGTAACAGAAACATGGAACTGTGAATCATGGACAACTAAATTAGTATAA
- a CDS encoding alpha/beta hydrolase family protein → MTVKNIYFPFENVHLSGVFHYPKPEQNSKKPAIVFAHGFVGSKVGEHRLFVKAARFFAERGYIVFRFDFRGCGESDGDYGDVTVSNQIKQLEAAIKYVKAQKEVDGNDITLIGHSLGGAVSTLTASTNDDIQRLILWSPVARPYKDITRITGMAAVKTANETGNYDYLGFNISKEFFQDLKVHHPLEAISSYEKPFFVLHAEVDEDVPKENAFDYSMSYNKRSQQSKKNYTLIRESDHTFSGTNFENDLFEKTFQWLLVESQLEYKRKAI, encoded by the coding sequence ATGACCGTAAAAAACATCTATTTCCCATTTGAAAATGTACATTTATCAGGAGTGTTTCATTATCCGAAACCAGAGCAGAATAGCAAGAAGCCTGCAATTGTTTTCGCTCATGGCTTTGTTGGAAGTAAAGTTGGTGAGCATCGCTTATTTGTTAAGGCTGCACGCTTTTTTGCTGAAAGAGGGTACATTGTTTTTCGTTTCGATTTTCGTGGGTGTGGTGAAAGTGATGGGGATTACGGTGATGTTACTGTTTCAAATCAAATAAAGCAATTAGAGGCTGCAATTAAGTATGTAAAGGCTCAAAAGGAAGTTGACGGCAATGATATTACCCTTATTGGCCATAGTTTAGGTGGTGCAGTTTCTACTCTAACTGCTTCAACGAATGACGATATTCAACGTCTTATTCTTTGGTCACCTGTTGCACGACCATATAAAGACATTACAAGAATTACTGGTATGGCAGCAGTGAAAACAGCAAACGAAACAGGGAACTATGACTATCTAGGGTTTAATATAAGCAAAGAATTTTTTCAAGATTTAAAAGTCCATCATCCTCTTGAAGCGATTTCGTCTTACGAGAAGCCATTTTTCGTCTTACATGCTGAAGTTGATGAGGATGTCCCGAAGGAAAATGCGTTCGATTATAGTATGAGTTACAATAAACGTTCACAACAAAGCAAGAAAAATTATACTTTAATTAGAGAGTCTGACCACACATTTTCAGGTACAAATTTTGAAAATGACTTATTTGAAAAAACATTTCAATGGCTACTTGTCGAAAGCCAGCTAGAATATAAACGTAAAGCTATCTAA
- a CDS encoding carbon-nitrogen family hydrolase, giving the protein MKIAIYQMDIIPGDPVANRDKVKSWTVKVMNQEKPDILVLPEMWTTAYTLTDLENVAETNEKHTYHFLRELALHHQVNIVGGSFATVEDDKVYNRAVVFNRKGEEVYVYDKIHLVPMLNEHLFLEGGKNHSVTFELEGKKMGIIICYDLRFPELARSLALEGAEVLFIVAEWPDARKDHWKYLQLARAIENQMFVVSCNRVGEYDGVEFAGQSLVVNPWGEIICEGTKDQEETLTVEMKLEQVKEVRNNVPVFESRVPHLYK; this is encoded by the coding sequence ATGAAAATAGCGATATATCAAATGGATATCATACCTGGTGATCCTGTTGCAAATCGAGATAAAGTAAAAAGCTGGACGGTAAAGGTTATGAACCAGGAAAAGCCAGACATACTTGTACTTCCCGAAATGTGGACGACTGCTTATACATTGACTGATTTAGAGAACGTAGCAGAAACAAACGAAAAGCATACATATCATTTTTTGCGTGAACTTGCCTTACACCATCAAGTAAATATTGTCGGTGGTTCATTCGCGACGGTTGAAGATGATAAAGTGTACAACCGTGCAGTTGTTTTTAATCGAAAAGGGGAAGAAGTATATGTATACGATAAGATTCACCTAGTGCCAATGCTCAATGAACATTTATTTTTAGAAGGTGGAAAAAATCACAGTGTAACATTTGAGCTAGAAGGTAAGAAAATGGGGATTATTATATGCTATGACTTACGTTTTCCAGAACTAGCTCGTTCACTTGCATTAGAAGGTGCAGAAGTATTATTTATTGTCGCGGAATGGCCAGATGCAAGAAAAGATCATTGGAAATACCTACAATTAGCAAGAGCAATCGAGAACCAAATGTTTGTTGTTTCATGTAATCGTGTTGGAGAGTATGATGGAGTGGAATTTGCAGGACAATCGTTAGTAGTTAATCCTTGGGGTGAAATTATTTGCGAAGGTACAAAAGATCAGGAAGAAACACTGACTGTAGAAATGAAGTTAGAACAAGTTAAAGAAGTTCGAAATAATGTACCTGTGTTCGAGAGCAGAGTACCACATTTATACAAGTAA
- a CDS encoding pyridoxal phosphate-dependent aminotransferase, giving the protein MKHFKMNDRMNALPEQYFAKLVQNINNLKKQGNDVILFGQGNPDQPTPSHIVKSLKDASDNPKFHKYPPFRGYPFLKEAIAEFYEREYNVKIDPEREVCILFGGKGGLVEISQCFLNPGDVALVPDPGYPDYWSGVALAGGKMEMMPLKEENDFLPNYNSISREALEKAKLLFLNYPNNPTGSVASKEFFNETVTFAKKEDVCVVHDFAYGAIGFDGKKPTSFLEVEGAKDVGIEIYTLSKTYNMAGWRVGFAVGNPDVIEALNLYQDHMYVSLFGGIQQAAATALLGPQNCVEDLVSLYETRRNTLINGLKSIGWNVTAPEGSFFAWLACPNGMSSDDFATKLLNEAHVAVAPGRGFGETGEGYVRVGLLEDEKRILEAVERIDKLKLFK; this is encoded by the coding sequence ATGAAACATTTTAAAATGAATGACCGAATGAACGCCTTACCTGAACAATATTTCGCGAAATTAGTTCAGAATATTAACAATTTAAAAAAACAAGGAAACGACGTCATTCTTTTCGGACAAGGGAACCCTGATCAACCGACACCATCACATATTGTGAAGAGCTTGAAAGATGCCAGTGATAATCCTAAATTTCATAAATATCCACCGTTTCGTGGCTACCCTTTTCTCAAGGAAGCAATAGCAGAATTTTATGAGCGAGAATATAATGTGAAGATTGATCCGGAGCGTGAAGTATGTATTTTATTTGGAGGAAAAGGTGGCTTAGTGGAAATTAGTCAATGTTTTCTAAATCCTGGAGATGTGGCACTTGTACCTGACCCTGGGTACCCTGATTACTGGTCTGGGGTTGCGTTAGCAGGTGGAAAAATGGAGATGATGCCTCTTAAAGAAGAAAATGATTTTCTGCCAAACTATAACTCCATTTCACGAGAAGCATTAGAAAAAGCGAAATTACTTTTTCTTAATTATCCTAATAACCCGACAGGTTCCGTTGCGTCGAAGGAATTTTTTAACGAAACGGTCACTTTTGCGAAAAAAGAAGATGTTTGTGTAGTTCATGATTTTGCCTACGGCGCGATTGGTTTTGATGGAAAGAAGCCAACGAGCTTTTTGGAGGTAGAAGGTGCAAAAGATGTAGGGATTGAGATATATACGCTTTCAAAAACATATAATATGGCAGGGTGGCGAGTAGGATTTGCTGTTGGAAACCCTGATGTGATAGAAGCGTTAAATTTATATCAGGATCATATGTATGTGAGCTTATTTGGGGGTATCCAACAAGCTGCAGCTACAGCTTTGTTAGGTCCTCAGAATTGTGTTGAAGACCTTGTTTCCCTTTATGAGACAAGAAGGAATACTTTAATTAATGGCTTAAAGTCAATTGGCTGGAACGTAACAGCACCAGAAGGGTCCTTTTTTGCATGGCTAGCTTGTCCTAATGGAATGTCTTCTGATGATTTTGCCACAAAACTTTTAAACGAAGCACATGTTGCAGTTGCCCCAGGCAGAGGTTTTGGGGAAACAGGAGAAGGGTATGTACGTGTAGGTTTATTAGAGGATGAGAAACGAATTCTCGAAGCAGTTGAACGTATCGATAAATTAAAACTTTTTAAATAA
- a CDS encoding DUF2512 family protein produces the protein MRHANALLIKFLMVAVILFLVLTLGIGVSVFNVLIFSAILSLLAYFIGDLQILRHSNNITATIADFALYAIGIWLLGTWLLPPIAGFIGAGIIAAVFISVGEWFFHRFMGMFIFIGELESTNVLQTEDDKLVTEFAEDEEIEKAIKEKEEE, from the coding sequence ATGAGACATGCAAATGCCCTTTTAATAAAGTTTTTAATGGTTGCTGTAATACTGTTCTTAGTATTGACACTCGGTATTGGTGTATCGGTATTTAATGTGTTGATTTTCAGTGCTATTTTATCCTTACTCGCCTATTTTATAGGGGATTTACAAATTTTACGTCATTCGAATAATATCACTGCAACAATAGCTGATTTTGCTCTCTACGCAATTGGTATATGGTTGCTTGGAACATGGCTCCTTCCTCCAATAGCTGGATTTATCGGGGCTGGTATTATCGCTGCTGTTTTTATTTCAGTTGGAGAATGGTTTTTTCACAGATTTATGGGAATGTTCATTTTTATTGGAGAGTTAGAGTCAACGAATGTGCTACAAACAGAAGATGATAAGCTCGTAACAGAGTTTGCGGAAGATGAAGAAATAGAAAAAGCAATTAAAGAAAAGGAAGAAGAGTAG